In Petrotoga sp. 9PW.55.5.1, the genomic stretch TGAATTTCTTTTGCTAAATCTACTAGATCATCAATTGATCTTGTTACTGTGAGTTCATGATTATATGCTTCTTTAAAGGCACTAAGCGGACTATCCCAACTCTTTGCGGGCTTGTCAATTTTATCCATTTCTACTGTACCATCTTTGTCGTAAATATAATCGTAGATTTTTTGAGCATGAGATAATTCTTCTTTGCTTTGTACTTTCATCCATTTAGCAAATCCATCCAAATTCAAAGAATCGAAATATGCTGCCATTGAAAAATAAAGGTAGGCAGAGAAAATTTCTTTGTTAATTTGTTCATTTAAAGACTTAACC encodes the following:
- a CDS encoding ferritin, which produces MKLDDKMVKSLNEQINKEIFSAYLYFSMAAYFDSLNLDGFAKWMKVQSKEELSHAQKIYDYIYDKDGTVEMDKIDKPAKSWDSPLSAFKEAYNHELTVTRSIDDLVDLAKEIHDHATENFLQWFVAEQIEEEANTKKIVDTLEMIGDNKTALFMFNGQLGSRE